A genomic stretch from Arachis stenosperma cultivar V10309 chromosome 3, arast.V10309.gnm1.PFL2, whole genome shotgun sequence includes:
- the LOC130966392 gene encoding uncharacterized protein LOC130966392, whose amino-acid sequence MEKLIKTQEMARQDQALTLKNQDASMRNLERQIGQMAKQITEIGKALKWEECKAITLRNEKKVETDAIIQEEHDQEDLKEEAKEQKQEQETSTQSEKLAKNEALKIYQPMLPYPQRLKRENKEKQFSKFLEVFKTLHINIPFIEALEQMPLYAKFMKKLLTKKRSLKEGQMVVMTRECSAIIQKELPRKRKDPGSFYIPYIIGKMMIEREFCDHGGSINLMPLSLMRKLQIHELKPTKIALQMADKSIQQALGVVENVLVKVDKFFSQLTSSS is encoded by the exons ATGGAGAAACTCATCAAGACTCAAGAAATGGCAAGACAAGATCAAGCCCTTACACTCAAAAACCAAGATGCATCTATGAGAAATCTTGAGAGGCAGATAGGACAAATGGCTAAACAAATCACAGAGATAG GAAAAGCCTTAAAGTGGGAAGAGTGTAAAGCAATCACTCTGAGAAATGAAAAGAAAGTGGAGACAGATGCCATCATTCAGGAAGAGCATGACCAAGAAGACTTAAAAGAAGAGGCAAAGGAGCAAAAGCAAGAGCAAGAAACCTCCACACAGAGTGAGAAGTTAGCTAAGAATGAGGCATTGAAAATATACCAACCAATGCTCCCATACCCTCAAAGGCTCAAGAGAGAGAACAAAGAAAAGCAATTCTCCAAATTCTTGGAGGTATTCAAGACACTGCACATCAACATCCCTTTCattgaagcacttgaacagatgccactatatgctaagttcatgaagaaATTGTTGACAAAAAAAAGATCCTTGAAAGAAGGACAAATGGTTGTGATGACCAGGGAGTGTAGTGCTATCATCCAAAAAGAATTGCCAAGGAAGAGGAAGGACCCAGGGAGCTTTTATATCCCCTACATCATAGGCAAAATGATGATTGAGAGAGAATTTTGTGACCATGGTGGAAGCATAAATCTGATGCCTCTATCTTTGATGAGGAAGCTTCAGATTCATGAATTGAAACCCACAAAAATAGCCCTTCAAATGGCGGACAAATCCATTCAGCAAGCACTTGGGGTTGTGGAGAATGTATTGGTAAAGGTGGACAAATTTTTCTCCCAGCTGACTTCGTCATCCTAG